A window of the Lolium perenne isolate Kyuss_39 chromosome 7, Kyuss_2.0, whole genome shotgun sequence genome harbors these coding sequences:
- the LOC127323787 gene encoding uncharacterized protein, translated as MDPSDAARRSAERWMGVAEKLLMARDVEGCKQFVSQALDDDPRATGADDLLAAADALLAAQRRRLPSGIPDPYAVLGLDSALPASRDPDVVHAHYRRRSFLLNRSHPDRPCSLAFADAARLVAEAWAFLSDPLRKASLDSDLVAAVAAKAAAARAPTPSPEKQPPPPPPQPSPQPASSPPARQPRQAATASPPAKRGRPPRAAKPQQPPPEHQQEAEAPNAPPFWTACTSCCHVHQYDRSYEACTVLCPSCRRPFLATAMSTPPPIVPGTDMYYCSWGFFPMGFPGGPAFAGPANSPMQLPPASLGFYPMGPYLPLPAQAGVVEGNVAVQAGLVEGNVAAQAGAVEGNVAAQAGVVEGNVAAQAGVMEGNVAGGVDSEAAVSATETTAAPVAPLPAKPTHVKVGAKKRGRPKGSKNKNVVIEIN; from the coding sequence ATGGATCCGTCCGACGCCGCGCGGCGCTCCGCTGAGCGATGGATGGGCGTGGCCGAGAAGTTGCTCATGGCGCGGGACGTCGAGGGCTGCAAGCAGTTCGTCTCCCAGGCCCTCGACGACGACCCACGCGCCACCGGCGCCGACGACCtgctcgccgccgccgacgccctcCTCGccgcccagcgccgccgcctcccctccGGGATCCCCGACCCCTACGCCGTTCTTGGCCTCGACTCCGCGCTCCCGGCCTCCCGCGACCCAGACGTCGTCCACGCACACTACCGCCGCCGCTCCTTCCTGCTGAATCGATCCCACCCCGACCGCCCCTGCTCTCTCGCCTTCGCCGACGCCGCCCGCCTCGTCGCGGAAGCCTGGGCCTTTCTCTCGGACCCTCTCCGCAAAGCCTCCCTCGACTCCGACCTCGTTGCCGCTGTAGCCGCCAAAGCCGCAGCAGCTCGCGCGCCCACTCCCTCTCCCGAgaagcagccgccgccgccgccgccacaaccaTCTCCACAGCCAGCCTCGTCACCGCCTGCTCGCCAGCCACGGCAGGCGGCAACGGCGTCGCCGCCAGCAAAGCGCGGCCGTCCACCGCGCGCCGCCAAACCGCAGCAGCCGCCTCCGGAGCACCAGCAGGAGGCGGAGGCGCCGAATGCGCCGCCCTTCTGGACGGCCTGCACGTCCTGCTGCCACGTGCACCAGTACGACCGCTCCTACGAGGCGTGCACTGTGCTTTGCCCCAGCTGCCGGCGGCCGTTCTTAGCCACGGCGATGTCCACACCGCCACCTATCGTGCCGGGTACCGACATGTACTACTGCTCCTGGGGCTTCTTTCCCATGGGGTTCCCGGGAGGCCCTGCGTTTGCTGGACCGGCGAATTCTCCGATGCAGCTGCCGCCCGCTTCTCTGGGGTTTTATCCGATGGGGCCATACTTGCCATTGCCAGCTCAAGCTGGCGTTGTGGAAGGCAATGTGGCTGTTCAAGCTGGCCTTGTGGAAGGCAATGTGGCTGCTCAAGCTGGCGCGGTGGAAGGCAATGTGGCTGCTCAAGCTGGCGTTGTGGAAGGCAATGTGGCTGCTCAAGCTGGCGTTATGGAAGGCAATGTGGCTGGTGGTGTTGACAGTGAGGCTGCTGTCAGTGCCACTGAGACAACGGCAGCGCCGGTGGCGCCATTGCCAGCAAAGCCCACTCATGTAAAGGTCGGGGCAAAGAAGCGAGGGCGGCCCAAAGGCAGCAAGAATAAGAATGTGGTGATTGAGATCAATTAG